In a genomic window of Pelecanus crispus isolate bPelCri1 chromosome 1, bPelCri1.pri, whole genome shotgun sequence:
- the SMDT1 gene encoding essential MCU regulator, mitochondrial codes for MAAAGGRLLAAAAACSGRAGWGGRRRSPAVPLVPSRSATVTRSGAILPKPVKTPFGLLRVFSVVIPFLYVGTQISKNFAALLEEHDIFVPEDDDDDD; via the exons ATGGCAGCGGCAGGCGGGCGGCtcctggcggcggcggcggcttgCTCGGGGCGGGCGGGttggggcgggcggcgccgcaGCCCGGCCGTGCCGCTTGTACCCTCCCGGAGCGCCACCGTCACCCGCAGCGGCGCCATTTTGCCCAAGCCGGTTAAG ACGCCCTTCGGCCTCCTCAGAGTATTCAGCGTTGTGATCCCTTTCCTGTATGTCGGGACTCAGATCAGTAAGAACTTCGCAGCCCTACTTGAAGAACATGATATCTTTGTCCCAGAGGATGACGATGATGATGATTAA